One segment of Marvinbryantia formatexigens DSM 14469 DNA contains the following:
- the mgtE gene encoding magnesium transporter, with product MDREIFEGLLSAREFKAVRSILNVMNAVDIAVLLSELEDKELVLAFRLIPKDKAADVFANMDGNQQSDLVEMFTERELKVILDELFMDDTVDLLEDLPANLVTRILEAVDPEKRNKINVLLNYPDDSAGSIMTTEYVDLRKHTTVAQALMHIKRVGIHKETIYTCYILEHRRLVGIVTAKDLLTMDDDITMEEIMETEIKSVSTHTDQEEVVQLFRKYDLLALPVVDADNLMVGIVTVDDAIDVMVDEVTEDISKMAAVNPSEESYFDTSVFQHAKNRVPWLLFLMLSSTVTGILITNYEKAFEAVPLLVSFIPMLMGTGGNCGSQSSALIIRGIALDEIHFKDIFRAMFKEFRVSIVVGVILAIANGIRILIMYQDPLIAVVVGCSLIVTIIISKLIGCVLPLLAQKINIDPAIVSAPIISTLVDTCSILVFFNIATMILPQL from the coding sequence ATGGACAGAGAAATTTTCGAAGGACTGCTGTCTGCGCGGGAGTTCAAGGCAGTGAGAAGCATTCTCAATGTCATGAACGCCGTGGACATTGCGGTTCTTCTGTCAGAACTGGAGGATAAGGAGCTGGTGCTGGCATTCCGTCTGATTCCGAAGGATAAGGCGGCGGATGTGTTCGCAAACATGGACGGAAACCAGCAGTCCGACCTGGTAGAAATGTTTACAGAGCGGGAGCTGAAGGTTATTCTGGATGAGCTGTTTATGGATGATACCGTAGACCTTCTGGAGGACCTTCCCGCCAATCTGGTCACCCGCATTCTGGAGGCGGTGGACCCGGAAAAGAGAAATAAAATCAATGTGCTGCTGAATTATCCGGACGACAGCGCCGGCAGCATTATGACGACGGAATACGTCGACCTGCGCAAGCACACGACGGTCGCGCAGGCGCTGATGCATATCAAGCGCGTCGGCATTCATAAAGAGACGATTTATACCTGCTACATTCTGGAGCACCGCAGGCTGGTCGGCATCGTGACGGCAAAGGACCTGCTCACGATGGATGACGATATTACGATGGAAGAGATTATGGAAACGGAGATCAAATCCGTTTCCACGCACACCGACCAGGAGGAGGTCGTGCAGCTTTTCCGCAAATATGACCTGCTGGCGCTGCCGGTGGTCGACGCGGATAATCTGATGGTCGGCATCGTTACTGTCGATGACGCAATCGACGTCATGGTTGACGAGGTGACGGAGGATATCAGCAAGATGGCGGCTGTCAATCCGTCCGAGGAATCCTACTTCGATACGTCTGTTTTCCAGCACGCAAAAAACCGTGTGCCGTGGCTGCTGTTTCTGATGCTGTCCTCCACGGTGACGGGAATTCTGATCACCAACTATGAAAAAGCGTTCGAGGCGGTGCCGCTTCTGGTTTCCTTTATCCCGATGCTGATGGGCACCGGCGGAAACTGCGGCTCCCAGAGCTCCGCGCTGATTATCCGCGGGATTGCGCTGGATGAGATTCATTTTAAGGATATATTCCGGGCAATGTTCAAGGAATTCCGCGTATCGATCGTGGTCGGCGTTATTCTGGCGATTGCCAATGGTATCCGCATTCTGATTATGTATCAGGATCCGCTCATTGCCGTTGTCGTGGGCTGTTCGCTGATTGTGACGATTATAATTTCCAAGCTTATCGGCTGTGTCCTGCCGCTGCTTGCCCAGAAAATCAATATCGACCCGGCGATCGTCTCGGCGCCGATTATCTCCACGCTGGTGGACACCTGCTCGATTCTGGTATTTTTCAATATAGCAACCATGATACTGCCGCAGCTTTAA
- a CDS encoding DUF5662 family protein, with the protein MNPIGHFCTITGHKLLVMEHCFKIGLYWQGLTHDLSKYMPSEFLVGAKYYQGTRSPNNAEREDKGYSAAWLHHKGRNKHHFEYWIDYSLEDKGQAMAGMRMPRRYVAEMLADRIAASKVYNRGSYTQHDPLAYFLKGKSHYMMHPKTQQELEHLLRILDKYGENACFSYVRNVYLGRPKRIRRMMRRFRKKGAAAVSIIKGYDRP; encoded by the coding sequence ATGAATCCAATCGGACACTTTTGCACAATCACCGGACACAAGCTTCTGGTGATGGAGCATTGCTTTAAAATCGGACTGTACTGGCAGGGACTGACACACGATTTATCGAAATATATGCCGTCGGAGTTCCTGGTCGGAGCAAAGTATTACCAGGGCACACGCAGCCCGAATAATGCGGAGCGCGAGGATAAGGGCTACTCGGCGGCGTGGCTGCACCACAAAGGAAGAAATAAGCATCATTTTGAATACTGGATCGATTACAGTCTGGAGGATAAGGGTCAGGCGATGGCGGGAATGCGGATGCCGCGCCGCTATGTCGCGGAAATGCTCGCAGACCGGATTGCCGCGTCGAAGGTTTACAACCGGGGAAGCTATACGCAGCACGACCCGCTGGCGTATTTTCTGAAGGGAAAGAGTCATTATATGATGCATCCGAAAACGCAGCAGGAGCTTGAGCACCTGCTGCGGATTCTGGACAAATATGGGGAAAACGCCTGCTTTTCCTATGTGCGCAACGTATACCTCGGCAGACCGAAGCGTATCCGCCGCATGATGCGCAGATTCCGGAAAAAAGGAGCGGCAGCCGTCTCCATAATAAAGGGATATGACAGACCATAA
- the gltX gene encoding glutamate--tRNA ligase, which produces MSKVRTRFAPSPTGRMHVGNLRTALYAYLIAKHEGGDFLLRIEDTDQERFVEGALEIIYRTLEHAGLKHDEGPDIDKGYGPYVQSERQAQGIYLEYAKKLIEKGEAYYCFCDKERLESLKQEIAGKEIVVYDKHCLHLSKEEVQAKLDAGVPYVIRQNVPNEGTTKFEDDIYGTIEVPNAELDDMILIKSDGFPTYNFANVVDDHLMGITHVVRGNEYLSSAPKYNRLYEAFGWEIPVYVHCPLITDENHKKLSKRSGHSSYEDLLDQGFLSEAIVNYVALLGWCPSDNREIFSLEELVEAFDYHHMSKSPAVFDINKLKWMNGEYIKAMDSDKFYEMALPYMKQAITRDVDFHKIAEMVKTRIEIFPDIPALIDFFEEVPEYDASMYTHKKMKTTQETSLAVLKEVLPLLEAHEDYSNDALYELLVNFAKERGYKNGYVMWPIRTAMSGKQMTPAGATEIMEILGHDETISRMKAAIAKLEQA; this is translated from the coding sequence ATGAGTAAAGTAAGAACACGTTTTGCACCAAGCCCGACGGGACGTATGCATGTAGGAAATCTGCGCACAGCACTGTACGCCTACCTGATTGCGAAGCATGAGGGCGGGGATTTTCTGCTGCGCATTGAGGATACCGACCAGGAGCGTTTTGTGGAGGGCGCGCTGGAGATTATTTACCGCACGCTGGAGCATGCGGGCTTAAAGCATGACGAGGGTCCGGATATCGATAAGGGCTACGGACCGTATGTGCAGAGCGAGCGCCAGGCGCAGGGCATTTACCTGGAATATGCGAAAAAACTGATTGAAAAAGGTGAGGCGTATTACTGCTTCTGCGACAAGGAGCGTCTGGAATCCTTAAAGCAGGAGATTGCCGGCAAGGAGATCGTGGTGTATGACAAGCACTGTCTGCATCTGTCAAAAGAGGAGGTCCAGGCGAAGCTGGATGCCGGGGTTCCCTACGTTATCCGTCAGAATGTGCCGAACGAGGGCACGACAAAATTTGAGGACGATATTTACGGAACCATTGAGGTGCCGAACGCCGAGCTGGACGATATGATTCTTATCAAATCCGACGGCTTCCCGACCTACAATTTCGCGAACGTGGTGGACGACCATCTGATGGGAATCACCCATGTCGTGCGCGGAAATGAGTACCTCTCCTCGGCGCCGAAATACAACCGTCTCTATGAGGCGTTCGGCTGGGAAATTCCGGTTTACGTGCACTGCCCGCTGATCACGGACGAAAATCACAAAAAACTCAGCAAGCGCAGCGGTCACTCCTCCTATGAGGATCTGCTGGACCAGGGCTTTCTGTCGGAGGCAATCGTCAATTACGTGGCGCTGCTCGGCTGGTGCCCGTCGGACAACCGCGAAATCTTTTCGCTGGAGGAGCTGGTGGAGGCGTTCGATTATCACCATATGAGCAAATCCCCGGCGGTATTCGATATCAACAAGCTGAAATGGATGAACGGTGAGTATATAAAGGCGATGGATTCCGATAAATTCTATGAAATGGCGCTTCCGTACATGAAGCAGGCCATTACCAGGGACGTGGATTTCCATAAGATTGCGGAAATGGTAAAGACCAGAATCGAGATATTCCCGGATATCCCGGCGCTGATTGACTTTTTTGAAGAAGTGCCGGAGTACGATGCTTCCATGTACACGCACAAGAAAATGAAAACGACACAGGAGACCTCCCTTGCCGTGTTAAAAGAGGTGCTGCCGCTTCTGGAGGCACATGAGGATTACAGTAACGATGCGTTGTATGAGCTGCTGGTGAATTTTGCAAAGGAGAGAGGCTATAAAAACGGTTACGTGATGTGGCCCATCCGCACGGCAATGTCCGGAAAGCAGATGACGCCGGCGGGCGCGACCGAAATCATGGAGATTCTTGGACACGACGAGACGATTTCCCGCATGAAGGCGGCAATCGCAAAACTGGAGCAGGCATAA
- the trpS gene encoding tryptophan--tRNA ligase: MIQDKKVLFSGMQATGNLTLGNYLGALKNWVKLSDEYECFYCVVDEHSITVRQDPATLRKRARALLTLYIAAGLDPEKNCIYYQSHVSAHAELAWILNCYTYMGELNRMTQFKDKAAKHADNINAGLFTYPVLMAADILLFQADVVPVGIDQKQHLEITRDIAQRFNSIYGDTFTIPEPYIGKAGAKIMSLQNPEKKMSKSDENPNGSIYLMDDTDTIIRKCKRAVTDSEGCVRYRDEQPGVKNLIDIYCACTGKLPSDVEREFDGKGYGELKMAVGEAVAAQLAPLQSEVARLEKDKAYIDGVIKNNAEKAAYFANKTLRKVQRKVGFPDRIR; encoded by the coding sequence ATGATTCAGGATAAAAAGGTATTATTCAGCGGTATGCAGGCGACGGGCAATCTGACGCTCGGCAACTACCTGGGGGCGCTGAAAAACTGGGTAAAATTGAGCGATGAGTACGAGTGCTTTTACTGTGTGGTGGATGAGCACTCCATTACGGTGCGGCAGGACCCGGCGACGCTGAGAAAGCGTGCGCGCGCGCTGCTTACGCTGTATATTGCGGCGGGACTGGACCCGGAGAAAAACTGCATTTACTATCAGTCGCATGTCTCCGCACATGCGGAGCTTGCCTGGATTTTAAACTGCTACACCTATATGGGTGAGCTCAACCGGATGACGCAGTTTAAGGACAAGGCGGCAAAGCACGCGGACAATATCAATGCGGGACTGTTTACCTACCCGGTGCTGATGGCGGCGGACATTCTGCTGTTCCAGGCGGACGTAGTTCCGGTGGGCATCGACCAGAAGCAGCATCTGGAGATTACGCGCGATATCGCGCAGCGCTTTAACAGCATATACGGGGATACCTTTACGATACCGGAGCCGTACATCGGCAAAGCGGGCGCCAAAATCATGAGCCTGCAGAATCCGGAAAAGAAGATGTCCAAGTCGGATGAAAATCCGAACGGCAGCATTTATCTCATGGACGATACGGATACCATCATCCGCAAGTGCAAACGCGCGGTGACGGATTCGGAAGGATGCGTCCGCTACCGCGATGAGCAGCCGGGCGTAAAAAATCTGATCGATATTTACTGCGCCTGCACCGGTAAGCTTCCGTCTGATGTAGAACGGGAGTTTGACGGAAAGGGCTATGGCGAGCTGAAGATGGCAGTCGGCGAGGCGGTTGCCGCACAGCTTGCACCGCTGCAGTCGGAGGTGGCGCGCCTGGAAAAGGATAAGGCGTATATCGATGGCGTTATTAAAAATAACGCGGAAAAAGCGGCGTATTTTGCAAATAAAACGCTGCGGAAGGTACAGCGGAAGGTCGGTTTCCCGGACCGTATACGATAG
- a CDS encoding DUF1292 domain-containing protein codes for MSENDVNCGGNCASCGEDCEQATVTLTLDNDEVLECAILTIYEVGERQYIALLPLDENGENEDGEVFLYRYTEVDGNPSLENIEDDDEYEAAADAFDEMLDEQEFDELLDDEEE; via the coding sequence ATGAGCGAAAATGATGTAAATTGCGGCGGAAACTGCGCCTCCTGCGGCGAGGACTGCGAACAGGCAACGGTCACCCTTACCCTGGACAATGACGAGGTGCTGGAATGTGCCATTCTGACGATCTATGAAGTGGGCGAAAGACAGTATATCGCGCTGCTTCCGCTGGATGAGAACGGCGAAAACGAGGATGGAGAGGTGTTCTTGTACCGCTACACGGAGGTAGACGGCAATCCGTCCCTGGAAAACATCGAGGATGACGATGAGTACGAGGCTGCAGCGGACGCTTTCGATGAAATGCTGGATGAGCAGGAATTTGACGAGCTTCTGGACGACGAGGAAGAATAG
- a CDS encoding alpha-amylase family glycosyl hydrolase → MLQERQKIWTVDRSAALFCTPGAVKEKDGVRFTVAAERGQKAELLLYDKKSGALMQEEAFPGEAAIGGLRTMKVNALPWKQYTYQFRIDGETAGDPYATVLCPQKEEPESWEDIRCGMAFSPYDWKGDKKPGIAWEDAVMYHLHVRNFTRHSRSKVQSKGTFKGLQEKIPYLKELGVNQVKLMPVYEPAPQPCPKKGHPQMHMPAAGKNYWGYGAGNYFAPRRSFAAADPVKELKDCVRMFHENGMEVLLDMYFTPEVPVRMALDCLTFWVREYHIDGFHIMGKEDICRCLAGDALLAGTKLLSGNIAGWYSGSDRKTGKTERCFAECNDGFLVDMRRLLKGDEGVLDAAAWRSRRNSADFGIINYITNHDGFPLQDLVSYDSKHNEENGEQNNDGAVCNFSWNCGTEGPCRKRAVLALRRKQVRNAFLLVLLAQGTPMLLAGDEFGNSQGGNNNPYCLDNQVSWVDWSAYQKNRDLTEFVKKAVAFRREHKILRLPEEPQMTDYRSCGYPDLSYHSSRAWYGDFSYNSRQLGVMLCGSYAGDEEYLYIAYNFNPLPQEFALPKLPKGFLWHIAIDTAREDAFLAEPEPLNGPERIKEFPERTVVVLIGKKGRKKDESNRTLLHNHRTQASGDGALL, encoded by the coding sequence ATGTTGCAAGAGAGGCAGAAAATATGGACAGTGGACAGGAGTGCGGCACTTTTCTGTACACCCGGCGCCGTAAAGGAAAAAGATGGGGTCCGGTTTACCGTTGCCGCAGAAAGGGGACAGAAGGCGGAGCTTCTGCTGTACGACAAAAAGAGCGGCGCTCTGATGCAGGAGGAGGCATTTCCCGGTGAGGCGGCAATCGGCGGACTGCGCACCATGAAGGTAAACGCTCTGCCGTGGAAGCAGTATACGTATCAGTTCAGAATCGACGGGGAGACGGCGGGGGACCCGTACGCGACGGTGCTCTGCCCGCAGAAGGAGGAGCCGGAAAGCTGGGAGGATATCCGGTGCGGGATGGCGTTTTCGCCCTACGACTGGAAGGGGGACAAAAAGCCCGGCATCGCCTGGGAGGACGCCGTGATGTATCACCTGCACGTGCGCAATTTTACCAGACATTCCCGGTCAAAGGTGCAGAGCAAGGGTACCTTTAAGGGACTGCAGGAGAAGATACCGTACTTAAAAGAGCTCGGCGTCAACCAGGTGAAGCTGATGCCCGTCTACGAGCCGGCACCGCAGCCATGCCCGAAAAAGGGGCATCCGCAGATGCACATGCCGGCAGCCGGAAAAAATTACTGGGGCTATGGAGCGGGAAATTATTTTGCGCCCAGGCGCAGCTTTGCGGCGGCAGATCCGGTAAAGGAGCTGAAGGACTGCGTGCGCATGTTCCACGAAAACGGCATGGAGGTGCTGCTGGATATGTATTTCACGCCGGAGGTGCCGGTGCGGATGGCGCTGGACTGCCTTACCTTCTGGGTGCGGGAATATCATATCGATGGATTTCATATTATGGGAAAGGAAGATATCTGCCGCTGCCTGGCGGGGGATGCGCTCCTTGCGGGCACAAAGCTGCTGTCGGGCAATATTGCCGGCTGGTATAGTGGCTCTGATAGGAAGACGGGAAAGACGGAACGCTGCTTTGCGGAATGCAATGACGGATTTCTGGTGGACATGCGCCGTCTCTTGAAGGGGGACGAGGGCGTCCTGGATGCGGCGGCGTGGCGCAGCCGCAGAAATTCCGCAGATTTTGGCATCATCAATTATATTACAAACCACGACGGCTTTCCTCTGCAGGACCTGGTGAGCTACGACAGCAAGCATAACGAGGAAAACGGGGAACAGAATAACGACGGCGCTGTCTGCAATTTCAGCTGGAACTGCGGGACGGAGGGTCCATGCAGAAAGCGTGCGGTTCTCGCGCTGCGCAGAAAGCAGGTGCGCAATGCCTTTCTGCTTGTGCTGCTCGCCCAGGGCACGCCCATGCTGCTGGCGGGGGACGAATTCGGTAATTCCCAGGGAGGCAATAACAATCCCTACTGTCTGGACAACCAGGTATCGTGGGTGGACTGGAGCGCGTACCAGAAGAACCGTGACCTGACAGAATTTGTAAAGAAGGCGGTCGCCTTCCGCAGGGAGCATAAGATTCTGCGTCTTCCGGAGGAGCCGCAGATGACGGATTACAGATCCTGCGGATATCCGGACCTCTCTTATCACAGCAGCCGCGCCTGGTACGGCGATTTTTCGTACAACAGCAGGCAGCTCGGCGTTATGCTGTGCGGCAGCTATGCAGGGGATGAAGAGTATCTGTATATCGCGTACAACTTCAATCCGCTTCCGCAGGAATTTGCGCTGCCGAAGCTCCCGAAAGGTTTCCTGTGGCATATCGCCATAGATACTGCCAGGGAGGATGCTTTTCTGGCGGAGCCGGAGCCGCTGAACGGTCCGGAACGGATAAAAGAGTTTCCGGAGAGAACGGTGGTCGTTTTAATCGGAAAGAAGGGAAGGAAGAAGGATGAATCCAATCGGACACTTTTGCACAATCACCGGACACAAGCTTCTGGTGATGGAGCATTGCTTTAA
- a CDS encoding metal-sensing transcriptional repressor, with protein sequence MHTHSHGAEGGHAHSHTHTHDPEHVKSVLNRISRAIGHLESIKRMVEDGRDCSEVLIQLSAVKAAINNTGKVILQDHIAHCLVDAVETGDMETIEELNKAIDRFIK encoded by the coding sequence GTGCATACGCACAGTCACGGCGCAGAGGGCGGGCACGCGCACAGCCACACGCACACGCACGACCCGGAGCATGTGAAATCGGTGCTGAACCGGATTTCCCGCGCTATCGGACATCTGGAATCCATCAAGCGCATGGTGGAGGACGGGCGGGACTGCAGCGAGGTGCTTATCCAGCTCTCGGCGGTGAAAGCGGCAATCAATAACACCGGAAAGGTGATTCTGCAGGATCATATTGCGCACTGTCTGGTGGACGCTGTGGAAACGGGCGACATGGAAACGATAGAGGAGCTGAATAAGGCGATAGACCGCTTCATCAAGTGA
- a CDS encoding S-ribosylhomocysteine lyase — translation MEKIASFTIDHIKLQPGLYVSRKDTFGDTVITTFDIRMTSPNEEPVMNTAEVHTLEHLGATYLRSDSEFGPKVVYFGPMGCRTGCYLLLAGDYSSRDILPLITGMFTFIRDFRGEIPGAEAKDCGNYLDHNLGMANYLADRYLKVLEHITPDRLEYPI, via the coding sequence ATGGAAAAAATTGCAAGCTTTACGATTGACCATATCAAACTGCAGCCGGGTCTCTATGTGTCGCGGAAAGACACCTTCGGGGATACCGTCATCACCACCTTCGACATCCGCATGACCTCCCCGAACGAGGAGCCCGTCATGAATACGGCGGAGGTCCATACGCTGGAGCATCTTGGCGCCACCTATCTGCGCAGCGACAGCGAATTTGGCCCGAAGGTCGTTTATTTCGGACCGATGGGCTGCCGCACGGGCTGCTATCTTCTGCTCGCCGGGGATTACAGCTCCCGCGATATCCTTCCGCTGATTACCGGCATGTTCACCTTTATCCGCGATTTCCGCGGGGAAATACCGGGAGCAGAGGCAAAGGACTGCGGAAACTACCTCGACCACAATCTTGGTATGGCAAACTATCTGGCGGACCGCTATCTGAAGGTTCTTGAGCATATCACGCCAGACCGGCTGGAATATCCCATCTGA
- a CDS encoding ATP-dependent helicase, with protein sequence MALSKAQKEAVMHREGPAIVLAGPGSGKTTVITERTKYLTQQCGIPPIHILVVTFTKAAAMEMQKRFLALTDSRQTQVRFGTFHSLFFEILKHAYHYTAANIASEEEKYRILREIISPMDIGIEDEAEFLHDTAREISRVKNERIPLEHYYAAGVPQELFRKIYGSYCRGMERAGKLDYDDLMVYTWELLSARPDILEGWRKRFRYILVDEFQDINRLQYDIIKLLAAPENNLFVVGDDDQSIYRFRGAKPEIMLNFPKDYPQARQLLLDRNFRCPGNVCDLAARVISRNTVRYEKKIEKVKADGLPVEKLLFRNQEQESLGIIQRIRQGLAQGRRYEDFAVLYRSNTDAGVLSQKLLEYNVPFKMRDTLPNLFEHWISRQVIAYLKLAHGDYSCANVLKIINRPKRYIERSCLDTQQVDFERLRMYYEDKYWVIRRIDKLEQDLAALARMQPYAAVQYIRHGIGYEQYLEEYAEYRKIKAEDLYEVLDRLAQSAKGYETCEAWFAYMEEYSEMLKEQAKNGAQKQDCVTLTTLHSAKGLEFPFVFLIDVNEGIIPYKKALLASDVEEERRMFYVGITRASEQLTICVLKEKYGKSLKPSPFLL encoded by the coding sequence ATGGCTTTGTCAAAAGCGCAAAAAGAAGCAGTAATGCACCGGGAGGGTCCTGCAATCGTTCTGGCAGGACCCGGCTCCGGGAAAACGACCGTTATCACAGAACGAACAAAATATCTGACGCAGCAGTGCGGTATACCACCCATTCATATCCTGGTTGTCACCTTTACGAAAGCGGCAGCGATGGAAATGCAGAAGCGTTTCCTGGCGCTGACAGACAGCAGACAGACACAGGTTCGCTTTGGGACATTTCATTCGCTCTTCTTCGAAATCCTGAAACACGCATATCATTATACAGCGGCAAACATTGCGTCGGAAGAGGAAAAGTACCGCATATTGCGGGAAATCATCTCACCGATGGATATCGGGATAGAGGATGAGGCGGAATTTCTGCACGATACGGCGCGTGAAATCAGCAGGGTAAAAAATGAGCGGATTCCTCTGGAGCATTATTATGCGGCCGGGGTGCCACAGGAGCTGTTCCGAAAGATCTACGGCAGCTACTGCCGCGGCATGGAGCGTGCCGGAAAGCTGGATTACGATGATCTGATGGTATATACCTGGGAGCTTCTCTCTGCCCGCCCGGATATTCTGGAGGGCTGGCGGAAGAGATTCCGCTATATTCTGGTGGATGAATTCCAGGACATTAACCGGCTTCAGTACGATATTATAAAGCTGCTGGCGGCGCCGGAGAACAATCTTTTCGTGGTGGGGGATGACGACCAGTCGATCTATCGCTTCCGGGGTGCGAAGCCGGAGATTATGCTGAATTTCCCAAAGGACTATCCGCAGGCAAGGCAGCTTCTGCTGGACCGCAATTTCCGCTGTCCGGGAAATGTCTGCGACCTTGCCGCGCGTGTAATCAGCAGAAATACGGTGCGCTATGAAAAGAAAATCGAGAAGGTAAAGGCGGACGGGCTTCCGGTGGAAAAGCTTCTTTTCCGGAACCAGGAGCAGGAGAGCCTTGGAATTATCCAGCGCATCCGGCAGGGGCTTGCGCAGGGACGCCGCTATGAGGATTTTGCGGTGTTGTACCGCAGCAATACGGACGCCGGCGTGCTGTCGCAGAAGCTTCTGGAGTATAATGTGCCGTTTAAGATGCGCGATACGCTGCCAAATCTGTTTGAGCACTGGATTTCGCGCCAGGTGATTGCTTATTTAAAGCTCGCTCACGGTGATTACAGCTGCGCCAATGTTCTGAAGATTATCAACAGGCCGAAGCGTTACATCGAGCGGAGCTGTCTGGATACGCAGCAGGTGGATTTTGAGCGCCTGCGCATGTATTATGAGGATAAATACTGGGTAATCCGGCGCATCGATAAGCTGGAGCAGGACCTGGCGGCGCTCGCCCGGATGCAGCCCTATGCGGCGGTGCAGTACATACGCCACGGAATCGGCTATGAGCAATATCTGGAGGAATACGCAGAGTACCGGAAAATAAAGGCGGAGGATCTTTATGAGGTGCTGGACCGGCTGGCGCAGAGCGCAAAAGGCTACGAAACCTGCGAAGCATGGTTCGCCTATATGGAGGAATATTCGGAAATGCTGAAGGAACAGGCAAAAAATGGTGCCCAAAAGCAGGACTGTGTCACGCTCACCACGCTGCACAGCGCAAAGGGACTGGAGTTTCCGTTTGTATTTCTGATTGATGTGAATGAGGGGATTATCCCGTACAAAAAGGCATTGCTTGCCAGTGATGTCGAGGAGGAACGAAGAATGTTTTACGTGGGGATCACACGCGCTTCGGAGCAGCTTACCATCTGCGTTCTGAAAGAAAAATACGGCAAAAGCCTGAAGCCTTCGCCGTTTTTACTGTAG